TTTGCAGTTCTCGATGACTTTGTCGAAGCGCGAGCCGCGCCGGATTCCTTCGAACGTCGCCCGGTCAGCACCATCAATGGAGATCTGAATTTCATTGACTCCGGAATCCACCAACTTTTTGTAGTTGTCTTTGACGTGCAACAGGGAAGCGTTCGTGGTGGTGCGGACCCAAATTTGTCGCGCGCGCGCGTATTTGATCATCTCGAAGAACACATCCCCCTGCATCAGTGGCTCACCGATGCCCTGGAGCTTGATTTCGACCAGACCGTATTGCTCGTCGATCAGCCGCTGAAAATCCGCCAACGACATGTCTTCCCCACGCTTTCCCTTCGGCCAGTCGCTCACCACGCACATGGTGCAGTGGAAGTTGCAACGGCTCACGTTCTCAATGTCCAATTTGATGGGCAGGTAGTCCACTGTGGCCCCCCGACGGGATGAACGCATGTACTTCTCAAAGTTCTCGCGTCGCCGAAGTGACGAGGAAAGGGCCAGTTCACGCTCCCGCCGATACGCCTCAATGCCGGCGGCTGGCTCGGGCGCGGGCAGTTGTCGCAGTTGTCGGCGTGCGGCCAGGACGGAATCGGTGGGGGCCGCCGGTGGCTCTTGAACTGGGACATATTTGTTCATTGCAAAATCACTGAAAAGAATCGGTGGGCGCAGATGCCACCTCGCCGATATTCGGCGGACGGAAACCTGCAGACTTGACATTCGACGGCGCGTCCATCGCTTAGACGTGTACCCCAGAATTACTGGTAGCTCAAGCAAGAACTTCTCTGGAAAAGAGAGATGCTCGTTAATCTTATTGCGGCCGCGTATCTGAAAGCTGAGGTTGCAAAGGATCGCAGTAGTTGGAAATGAACATTTCGGCAAAACCTTCAACAGTGAAGGGACGAAGGGCCGGACCTTTAAGGAAAGAATCGATGGCTGCCAGGTAACTGTTGTGCTCGTTTTCCGAGAGGCCGGAGATAAAGCGGTATAGCTCGTCGTAGGTCGCGAAGTTGCGTTTGTCGATGAACGTGTCCTTGGGAACTGAATCCAGAACATTGGGTGCACCAAGGTAAATGGGAACACAGCCAGAGAAAAAACAATCGAACATTTTCTCGGAAAGGTAGTCGGTTTCAACCGAGTTTTCATAAGCAATGCAGAAACGATAATCGTGCAGGGTCAAATGTTTCGGTCTGCGATTCGGCCCGATGTGCGAGGGAAAGCGATGTGTCTTCAAGCGGTTCAGCCAGGAAACCCGCCGGTAGGCAAAACGAATCCCAAGATTGAGCGTGGCAAGTCTGCCGGTGAAAAGGGGTTTGTCCCATTCCGTGCCGATGAGGTCGAAATCCTTCGGGGCATGAGCCTCAAACCAGCGAATCGCGCGGACCCGTTCTGAATACAATTCATTGGGTCGGACGGAAACCATGAAGCTGTTGATCATGGTGACGAGCTTGCGCTTCAAGAACGGAACTGTTGAGAAGTTCCCGGATCGCACTCGATTTGGAATATGGTAGAGCCGGTATTTCTGCGGGTCATCGGCGCACAAATCCTGTTTCCAGGTCAACACGGTTTTGAACGGGCGGTGCTTGCGAGAATCATAATTGTCCGGGCGGATGATCGGCGGTTCAATCAGGATGAGATGAAGTTCCGGATGTCTCCGGCGCACGAGTGTGCGAAAACGTGAGTTGATTTTAGTCGGATAATCCAGGAAAAAAATCTTATCAAAGGAATCCAAGTCTTCCATGTCGATGGTCGCAACGTGGTGTCCGAGTTGGCGCAATTGCTTCGTAAGATGGACCATGAAGTAAGCCAGTTCCTCGCCGACAATCGACGAACTGTCCGAAAGCATCCGGTTCTTGTTATAGAAATTGTAGAAGTTCCAGAATCCGATGTTCATGACCGGGTAAGAATTACAATCCTGGCTTCAGTGAACCAGGCGACTGCGCCATGCGCAGGCACATTCCATTTCAACAAGATTGCAGAGCGATTCAACCAAATGCTTAATAGCATCCAATCCTAATTCATCATCGTGACTCAAGACAAAAACTTTCCGGCAAAACTTTGCCCGTTGATATCTTCACTAATCTTCCACGTAACGCTTGACCCACGCACACGGTCGCATAACCATCACTCCCAGTTGTATCAAACCGAATTCGGCATTGTCTCATAAGCGCATCATCATAATCGGCGGCGGGATTGTTGGATTGGCAACCGCCTTCAAACTGACGCGGCGTTGTCCCTCCGCACGGGTCATTGTGTTGGAGAAGGAGGAGGCCGTCGGCCGTCACCAGACCGGCAACAACAGCGGCGTCTTGCACGCCGGGCTGTATTACAAACCCGGTTCGACAAAGGCGTTGCTGGCGGTCTCCGGAATTCAAGAAATGGTGGCCTTCTGTCGCGAGCACAACATTCCCCATGAAATCTGCGGCAAGCTGGTGGTGGCAGCCGATCAATCTGAAATCCCGCGACTCCACGATCTGTACGACCGCGGAAACAAAAATGGTTTGCAGGGGTTGAGACTCCTTGATCAGCACCAGATGCGGGAGATTGAACCGCACGTAGGCGGAGTGATGGCACTGCGCGTGCCACAGGAAGGGATTGTGGATTATCCAAAAGTCTGTGCCGTGCTGCTTCAACAAATCGAAGCGCATGAGGGCCGGGTGGTGACGCGGGCCAAAGTGACTGCCTTGCGTTTGAACGCGAACGGCTGGATTGCGCAAACGACCGCGGGAGATTTTGAGCCGGATTTTTTGATCAACTGTGCCGGCTTGCATTGTGACCGTGTCAGCGAACTGGCCGGTGAAAAGCGGGAAGTGAGGATCGTCCCCTTCCGCGGAGAATACTACAAGATCAAACCCGACCGGCAGCATCTCGTTCGCAACCTGATCTATCCAGTGCCTGATCCGAAGTTTCCTTTTCTCGGCGTTCATTTTACGCGGTTAATTCACGGCGGCATCGAAGCCGGCCCGAATGCGGTGCTGGCGTTTGCGCGGGAAGGCTATCGCAAGACCGACATCAATCTGACCGACTTGTTCGATGCGCTGACTTTTTCCGGGCTGTGGAGATTTCTGGCAAAACACAAACGGATGAGTTGGGAAGAATTGAAACGTTCGTTCAGCCGACGGCTCTTTTGCGAGTCGCTGCAAAAACTGGTGCCGGAAATCCGCCGGGAAGATTTGGAAACGGGCGGCGCCGGAGTCCGCGCGCAAGCGATGTCGCCCAGTGGCGAACTCGTACAGGATTTTTGTTTCGTGAAACGGCCCAAGGCACTGCACGTTTTGAACGCTCCCAGTCCGGCCGCGACCGCTTCCCTGGCCATTGGGGAGGCAATCGTTCGGCAGGTCGCTTCAGAATGTGGGTGATTCACGGAGTGCAGTGATACGGGTTTCCCTTACTTGAGATTGCCGTTGGCATCCCAAGACAGAAAACATTCTGCGTATAAGGTCGGGATTCCTTCAGAAGGTAACCCATTGTATAGACGAATACTGGCCACGTTCAGCACAATCAATGGCACACTGCAAATGCGAATGAGTTCAATTCCTCAACAATAACCACTTTGTTCTGCCTACTGTAGTGCCCCCGGCAAATCCCCGGCCCAATTTCCAGTAATTCTCTCAATGGCGCTGAGCCTCCCCCATAGCTTATGGTTTCGTTTGAAGAGACAATGATACAATTGAGCGGGATAGCGGGATATTTATCTTGCTATTTCACATATAATAATGCTTGAATATACGCGTCAATGAAAACTTCCTTCTTGCGACGTTTTGAAGCGGGAGGTTCCATTCATAAACTCGACACAGAAAGGGCAGGCTAACATGCAACTTCCGACCCAAAAACCCCACAGTATCATTTTACCCACGATCATCTTTGTCCTGGCGCTCTGCGCACCGAACTTTTTGAAAGCGCAGGCAATCGCAGCCGTGCCAGTGTGCGCCACGCCGCCGTCGGGGCTGACGCATTGGTGGCCCGGGGAAAACAATGCCAACGACATTGTGGATGGCGCCAACGGCACGCTGCAAAATGGGACCACGTTCGCCGCGGGCATGGTGGGACAGGCGTTCAGCTTTGACGGAGCGGATGATTATGTTTCCTTCGGCAACACCACCGGCAATTTCGGCACGAACGATTTCACGATTGAGTATTGGCTCAAGACCAGTACGACCCGGATTGAACCGGTCATTGGGAAGTGGGGTAATTGCGGTTTTTCCAGCTTCTGGGATATGCGGCTCTCTGGGGGTAAGTTGCAACTGGAGATGGCTTCGGACGCGAGCGGGAACGACGTGAACAGTCGGCCATCCAATCGGAGTGTCAATGACGGGGTGTTTCATCACATTGCCGTGGTTCGGCACACCACTACGATTTCGATGTACATTGACGGCGTTTTGGATTACACGAATTCGACGCCAGGGATTACGATCCTTAACAACAGTGCGAACCTGCTGGCTGGAAGCGGGCCCTGCATTGGGGTGGATGGGACGCAGCCATACACGGGTCTGTTGGATGACATCTCGATTTACAGCCGAGCGCTGACGTTGGCCGAAATCCAATCGATCTACAACGCCGCCAGCGCGGGCAAGTGTCCGCCACCGCCTCCGCCCGTTTGTGTTCCGCCGCCATCTGGTTTGGTGAGTTGGTGGCAGGCCAACAATAGTGCGTTGGACCGCGCGGACAGCAATCATGGGACGTTGATCGGAAACGCCGGGTATGCTGCCGGAAGAGTGGGGCAGGCCTTTACCTTTGATGGCAGTGGCGATGCCGTTT
This portion of the Verrucomicrobiota bacterium genome encodes:
- a CDS encoding radical SAM protein; amino-acid sequence: MNKYVPVQEPPAAPTDSVLAARRQLRQLPAPEPAAGIEAYRRERELALSSSLRRRENFEKYMRSSRRGATVDYLPIKLDIENVSRCNFHCTMCVVSDWPKGKRGEDMSLADFQRLIDEQYGLVEIKLQGIGEPLMQGDVFFEMIKYARARQIWVRTTTNASLLHVKDNYKKLVDSGVNEIQISIDGADRATFEGIRRGSRFDKVIENCKLINAYCREKNISRTKMWTVVQRGNQHQLEDLVRLAHDAGFTNQVFSLELTNWGLDKWDVRNGLVNVEDSLDHDRLLALVDLGQSLGVKVWFWNITEKYNASSPDKLCPWPFERAFVSSDLRTVPCCVIGNPDAYELGRGKSFLETWNGDDYVAFRQAHLDGKIPKVCEFCYYRDAHFPAASST
- the lhgO gene encoding L-2-hydroxyglutarate oxidase — its product is MSHKRIIIIGGGIVGLATAFKLTRRCPSARVIVLEKEEAVGRHQTGNNSGVLHAGLYYKPGSTKALLAVSGIQEMVAFCREHNIPHEICGKLVVAADQSEIPRLHDLYDRGNKNGLQGLRLLDQHQMREIEPHVGGVMALRVPQEGIVDYPKVCAVLLQQIEAHEGRVVTRAKVTALRLNANGWIAQTTAGDFEPDFLINCAGLHCDRVSELAGEKREVRIVPFRGEYYKIKPDRQHLVRNLIYPVPDPKFPFLGVHFTRLIHGGIEAGPNAVLAFAREGYRKTDINLTDLFDALTFSGLWRFLAKHKRMSWEELKRSFSRRLFCESLQKLVPEIRREDLETGGAGVRAQAMSPSGELVQDFCFVKRPKALHVLNAPSPAATASLAIGEAIVRQVASECG